The Dunckerocampus dactyliophorus isolate RoL2022-P2 chromosome 16, RoL_Ddac_1.1, whole genome shotgun sequence genome includes a window with the following:
- the LOC129169498 gene encoding dixin-like isoform X1: MIASLSRGSLLDEVLHGGFNEQQLTTYTSWVNSQLKRKPGLRPITDLRRDLQDGVVLIQLIEIVAGELLEGVYVAPQSKDESRKNVEQVLNFISSRHIRMPHISARDIVEGNLKSLMRVILALAAHFKPTANHRVASGSGRGLTACPSSHNPLSTVALAQGAAAALASARYDASLHAGSSRIHSGWRSDVEKSVCVRALVKQYERGNPEEQDNNTQMMSLSSASSPPSPRAPPSNHADTQQEDHAKSESRATVEASIAVLETTWVNSISETLEKEVEETRKMVSALQALLLQGSLPEDEQDMSLTLDEGHPEQQLVVIRSRLDQSMEEARELKMELLRCRQEMRNLQGVKEAQQQRLCTQEASILQLKQELLRASMTKDELNNRQTELQWKLEECTRLWSDCKKDVGQRDRLVQQLKQKLEESEKQQKVLQKELDHKNSMMKELMNRDLQQISTCAENNGYYYIGNPAPSISSAEEVQLLRDALRSLRNDFRAHDPQHHTLDTLEQGIVSLIDRLHALQSHRQARGKSPRRKGLNSDSDSWPKVCQSNSTTASSTKILYFTGRSPTPCMINIPKKLGEVTLKDVKAAVDQEGNYRYHFKAMDPEFGTVKEEVFLDGAIVPGWEGKIVAWVEEDRGEERPS, encoded by the exons ATGATCGCCTCACTTTCTCGGGGAAGTTTGCTGGATGAGGTGCTGCACGGAGGCTTTAACGAG CAGCAATTGACCACCTACACCTCCTGGGTGAATTCTCAGTTGAAGAGGAAACCCGGACTGAGGCCCATAACTGACCTCAGACGGGATCTGCAGGATGGAGTTGTTCTCATACAATTAATAGAGATAGttg CTGGGGAGCTGCTTGAGGGTGTTTACGTGGCTCCTCAGAGCAAAGACGAAAGCAGGAAGAATGTGGAGCAAGTGTTGAATTTCATTTCCTCCAGACACATACGTATGCCGCACATTTCAGCAAGAG ACATTGTTGAAGGTAACCTAAAATCTTTGATGAGGGTTATTCTGGCTCTGGCTGCACACTTCAAGCccacagccaatcacagggttgCTTCAGGAAGTGGTAGAGGCTTGACAGCATGTCCATCCAGCCACAACCCTCTGTCCACTGTGGCGCTTGCACAAGGTGCTGCTGCTGCGCTGGCGTCGGCTCGATATGATGCCTCACTGCATGCAGGCTCCTCACGCATTCACAG tGGCTGGAGGTCGGATGTAGAGAAGAGCGTGTGTGTCCGTGCATTGGTGAAGCAATATGAGAGAGGAAACCCAGAAGAGCAGGACAATAACACACAAATGATGAG TCTCAGCTCAGCAAGTTCGCCACCATCTCCAAGAGCTCCACCCAGCAATCATGCAGACACGCAGCAAGAAGACCACGCAAAGTCAGAGAGTAGAG CCACGGTGGAGGCATCTATTGCTGTATTGGAGACAACATGGGTAAATTCCATCAGTGAAACTTTGGAGAAGGAAGTAGAGGAGACGCGTAAAATGGTGTCTGCATTGCAG GCCCTGCTGCTACAAGGCTCTCTGCCAGAGGACGAGCAAGATATGTCTTTGACTTTGGATGAAGGTCACCCTGAGCAGCAACTG GTCGTCATCCGCAGCCGCTTGGATCAGAGCATGGAAGAGGCTCGAGAACTGAAG ATGGAACTGTTGCGCTGTAGGCAAGAGATGAGAAACCTACAGGGAGTCAAG GAGGCCCAGCAGCAGAGGCTGTGCACACAGGAGGCATCGATCCTTCAGCTGAAGCAAGAACTTCTACGAGCCAGCATGACTAAAGATGAACTTAACAATCGACAG ACCGAGCTTCAATGGAAACTGGAGGAATGTACTCGGCTGTGGAGTGACTGCAAG AAGGACGTTGGACAGAGGGACAGACTTGTGCAACAGCTCAAACAAAAGCTTGAGGAAAGCGAAAAACAGCAG AAAGTGTTGCAAAAAGAGTTGGACCATAAAAACAGTATGATGAAAGAACTTATGAATAGAGATCTTCAACAG atttccaCATGCGCTGAGAACAATGGCTACTATTACATTGGAAACCCTGCTCCCTCCATATCAAGT GCAGAGGAGGTCCAGCTGCTCCGAGATGCACTCAGAAGTTTGAGGAATGACTTCAGAGCCCACGACCCGCAGCACCACACTTTAGACACACTGGAGCAGGGCATCGTGTCACTCATAGACAGACTGCATGCTCTTCAGTCACACAGG CAGGCCAGAGGGAAATCTCCCAGACGCAAAGGACTGAACAGCGACTCTGACTCTTGGCCAA agGTTTGCCAGTCTAACAGCACCACCGCCTCCTccacaaagatcctctatttcaCTGGAAGATCCCCTACACCTTGCATGATCAACATACCAAAAAA GCTGGGAGAAGTGACTCTCAAGGATGTGAAGGCAGCTGTGGATCAAGAGGGAAACTACAGGTATCACTTTAAGGCCATGGACCCTGAATTTGGTACTGTGAAAGAGGAG GTTTTCTTAGATGGAGCTATTGTTCCTGGTTGggaaggcaaaattgtggcctgGGTGGAGGAAGACCGTGGTGAAGAAAG ACCTTCATAG
- the LOC129169498 gene encoding dixin-like isoform X2 → MIASLSRGSLLDEVLHGGFNEQQLTTYTSWVNSQLKRKPGLRPITDLRRDLQDGVVLIQLIEIVAGELLEGVYVAPQSKDESRKNVEQVLNFISSRHIRMPHISARDIVEGNLKSLMRVILALAAHFKPTANHRVASGSGRGLTACPSSHNPLSTVALAQGAAAALASARYDASLHAGSSRIHSGWRSDVEKSVCVRALVKQYERGNPEEQDNNTQMMSSASSPPSPRAPPSNHADTQQEDHAKSESRATVEASIAVLETTWVNSISETLEKEVEETRKMVSALQALLLQGSLPEDEQDMSLTLDEGHPEQQLVVIRSRLDQSMEEARELKMELLRCRQEMRNLQGVKEAQQQRLCTQEASILQLKQELLRASMTKDELNNRQTELQWKLEECTRLWSDCKKDVGQRDRLVQQLKQKLEESEKQQKVLQKELDHKNSMMKELMNRDLQQISTCAENNGYYYIGNPAPSISSAEEVQLLRDALRSLRNDFRAHDPQHHTLDTLEQGIVSLIDRLHALQSHRQARGKSPRRKGLNSDSDSWPKVCQSNSTTASSTKILYFTGRSPTPCMINIPKKLGEVTLKDVKAAVDQEGNYRYHFKAMDPEFGTVKEEVFLDGAIVPGWEGKIVAWVEEDRGEERPS, encoded by the exons ATGATCGCCTCACTTTCTCGGGGAAGTTTGCTGGATGAGGTGCTGCACGGAGGCTTTAACGAG CAGCAATTGACCACCTACACCTCCTGGGTGAATTCTCAGTTGAAGAGGAAACCCGGACTGAGGCCCATAACTGACCTCAGACGGGATCTGCAGGATGGAGTTGTTCTCATACAATTAATAGAGATAGttg CTGGGGAGCTGCTTGAGGGTGTTTACGTGGCTCCTCAGAGCAAAGACGAAAGCAGGAAGAATGTGGAGCAAGTGTTGAATTTCATTTCCTCCAGACACATACGTATGCCGCACATTTCAGCAAGAG ACATTGTTGAAGGTAACCTAAAATCTTTGATGAGGGTTATTCTGGCTCTGGCTGCACACTTCAAGCccacagccaatcacagggttgCTTCAGGAAGTGGTAGAGGCTTGACAGCATGTCCATCCAGCCACAACCCTCTGTCCACTGTGGCGCTTGCACAAGGTGCTGCTGCTGCGCTGGCGTCGGCTCGATATGATGCCTCACTGCATGCAGGCTCCTCACGCATTCACAG tGGCTGGAGGTCGGATGTAGAGAAGAGCGTGTGTGTCCGTGCATTGGTGAAGCAATATGAGAGAGGAAACCCAGAAGAGCAGGACAATAACACACAAATGATGAG CTCAGCAAGTTCGCCACCATCTCCAAGAGCTCCACCCAGCAATCATGCAGACACGCAGCAAGAAGACCACGCAAAGTCAGAGAGTAGAG CCACGGTGGAGGCATCTATTGCTGTATTGGAGACAACATGGGTAAATTCCATCAGTGAAACTTTGGAGAAGGAAGTAGAGGAGACGCGTAAAATGGTGTCTGCATTGCAG GCCCTGCTGCTACAAGGCTCTCTGCCAGAGGACGAGCAAGATATGTCTTTGACTTTGGATGAAGGTCACCCTGAGCAGCAACTG GTCGTCATCCGCAGCCGCTTGGATCAGAGCATGGAAGAGGCTCGAGAACTGAAG ATGGAACTGTTGCGCTGTAGGCAAGAGATGAGAAACCTACAGGGAGTCAAG GAGGCCCAGCAGCAGAGGCTGTGCACACAGGAGGCATCGATCCTTCAGCTGAAGCAAGAACTTCTACGAGCCAGCATGACTAAAGATGAACTTAACAATCGACAG ACCGAGCTTCAATGGAAACTGGAGGAATGTACTCGGCTGTGGAGTGACTGCAAG AAGGACGTTGGACAGAGGGACAGACTTGTGCAACAGCTCAAACAAAAGCTTGAGGAAAGCGAAAAACAGCAG AAAGTGTTGCAAAAAGAGTTGGACCATAAAAACAGTATGATGAAAGAACTTATGAATAGAGATCTTCAACAG atttccaCATGCGCTGAGAACAATGGCTACTATTACATTGGAAACCCTGCTCCCTCCATATCAAGT GCAGAGGAGGTCCAGCTGCTCCGAGATGCACTCAGAAGTTTGAGGAATGACTTCAGAGCCCACGACCCGCAGCACCACACTTTAGACACACTGGAGCAGGGCATCGTGTCACTCATAGACAGACTGCATGCTCTTCAGTCACACAGG CAGGCCAGAGGGAAATCTCCCAGACGCAAAGGACTGAACAGCGACTCTGACTCTTGGCCAA agGTTTGCCAGTCTAACAGCACCACCGCCTCCTccacaaagatcctctatttcaCTGGAAGATCCCCTACACCTTGCATGATCAACATACCAAAAAA GCTGGGAGAAGTGACTCTCAAGGATGTGAAGGCAGCTGTGGATCAAGAGGGAAACTACAGGTATCACTTTAAGGCCATGGACCCTGAATTTGGTACTGTGAAAGAGGAG GTTTTCTTAGATGGAGCTATTGTTCCTGGTTGggaaggcaaaattgtggcctgGGTGGAGGAAGACCGTGGTGAAGAAAG ACCTTCATAG
- the LOC129169498 gene encoding dixin-A-like isoform X3, whose translation MIASLSRGSLLDEVLHGGFNEQQLTTYTSWVNSQLKRKPGLRPITDLRRDLQDGVVLIQLIEIVAGELLEGVYVAPQSKDESRKNVEQVLNFISSRHIRMPHISARDIVEGNLKSLMRVILALAAHFKPTANHRVASGSGRGLTACPSSHNPLSTVALAQGAAAALASARYDASLHAGSSRIHSGWRSDVEKSVCVRALVKQYERGNPEEQDNNTQMMSLSSASSPPSPRAPPSNHADTQQEDHAKSESRATVEASIAVLETTWVNSISETLEKEVEETRKMVSALQALLLQGSLPEDEQDMSLTLDEGHPEQQLVVIRSRLDQSMEEARELKMELLRCRQEMRNLQGVKEAQQQRLCTQEASILQLKQELLRASMTKDELNNRQTELQWKLEECTRLWSDCKAEEVQLLRDALRSLRNDFRAHDPQHHTLDTLEQGIVSLIDRLHALQSHRQARGKSPRRKGLNSDSDSWPKVCQSNSTTASSTKILYFTGRSPTPCMINIPKKLGEVTLKDVKAAVDQEGNYRYHFKAMDPEFGTVKEEVFLDGAIVPGWEGKIVAWVEEDRGEERPS comes from the exons ATGATCGCCTCACTTTCTCGGGGAAGTTTGCTGGATGAGGTGCTGCACGGAGGCTTTAACGAG CAGCAATTGACCACCTACACCTCCTGGGTGAATTCTCAGTTGAAGAGGAAACCCGGACTGAGGCCCATAACTGACCTCAGACGGGATCTGCAGGATGGAGTTGTTCTCATACAATTAATAGAGATAGttg CTGGGGAGCTGCTTGAGGGTGTTTACGTGGCTCCTCAGAGCAAAGACGAAAGCAGGAAGAATGTGGAGCAAGTGTTGAATTTCATTTCCTCCAGACACATACGTATGCCGCACATTTCAGCAAGAG ACATTGTTGAAGGTAACCTAAAATCTTTGATGAGGGTTATTCTGGCTCTGGCTGCACACTTCAAGCccacagccaatcacagggttgCTTCAGGAAGTGGTAGAGGCTTGACAGCATGTCCATCCAGCCACAACCCTCTGTCCACTGTGGCGCTTGCACAAGGTGCTGCTGCTGCGCTGGCGTCGGCTCGATATGATGCCTCACTGCATGCAGGCTCCTCACGCATTCACAG tGGCTGGAGGTCGGATGTAGAGAAGAGCGTGTGTGTCCGTGCATTGGTGAAGCAATATGAGAGAGGAAACCCAGAAGAGCAGGACAATAACACACAAATGATGAG TCTCAGCTCAGCAAGTTCGCCACCATCTCCAAGAGCTCCACCCAGCAATCATGCAGACACGCAGCAAGAAGACCACGCAAAGTCAGAGAGTAGAG CCACGGTGGAGGCATCTATTGCTGTATTGGAGACAACATGGGTAAATTCCATCAGTGAAACTTTGGAGAAGGAAGTAGAGGAGACGCGTAAAATGGTGTCTGCATTGCAG GCCCTGCTGCTACAAGGCTCTCTGCCAGAGGACGAGCAAGATATGTCTTTGACTTTGGATGAAGGTCACCCTGAGCAGCAACTG GTCGTCATCCGCAGCCGCTTGGATCAGAGCATGGAAGAGGCTCGAGAACTGAAG ATGGAACTGTTGCGCTGTAGGCAAGAGATGAGAAACCTACAGGGAGTCAAG GAGGCCCAGCAGCAGAGGCTGTGCACACAGGAGGCATCGATCCTTCAGCTGAAGCAAGAACTTCTACGAGCCAGCATGACTAAAGATGAACTTAACAATCGACAG ACCGAGCTTCAATGGAAACTGGAGGAATGTACTCGGCTGTGGAGTGACTGCAAG GCAGAGGAGGTCCAGCTGCTCCGAGATGCACTCAGAAGTTTGAGGAATGACTTCAGAGCCCACGACCCGCAGCACCACACTTTAGACACACTGGAGCAGGGCATCGTGTCACTCATAGACAGACTGCATGCTCTTCAGTCACACAGG CAGGCCAGAGGGAAATCTCCCAGACGCAAAGGACTGAACAGCGACTCTGACTCTTGGCCAA agGTTTGCCAGTCTAACAGCACCACCGCCTCCTccacaaagatcctctatttcaCTGGAAGATCCCCTACACCTTGCATGATCAACATACCAAAAAA GCTGGGAGAAGTGACTCTCAAGGATGTGAAGGCAGCTGTGGATCAAGAGGGAAACTACAGGTATCACTTTAAGGCCATGGACCCTGAATTTGGTACTGTGAAAGAGGAG GTTTTCTTAGATGGAGCTATTGTTCCTGGTTGggaaggcaaaattgtggcctgGGTGGAGGAAGACCGTGGTGAAGAAAG ACCTTCATAG